The following DNA comes from Frankia casuarinae.
GCCTCATATCGTCGCGCAGATCAACCCGTTGTTCCGCGCCTACTCGATCGGGGCGGCCGACATCAACCGGATCCAGAGCCACCTGCGGTCGCTCGACCTGCGATCGGCAGGCGGGCACGGCATGGTCTCGTGGACGCTGAAGAACGTCACCGATCATCCGGTCGCCTTCGGCTGGTTCTCGAAGGAGGGGCGGGGCGGCAACGGGGTGCTGGCGGCGGGTGCCTCGCGCACCTTGGACACGCATTCCTCCCTCGTCGTGGCCCGCGTGTTCGACCAGTCGTGGAACCCCTCACCCCAGCTGCCGACGATCGGTGTGTCGACCCACGGTCGGCCGGTGCCGGCCAGCGGACAGGGCCCGTCGACCGCGGCCACCACTACCGGCCTTACCGGCACCGGTCCTACCGGCACCGGCCCCGTCGCCCCGGGAGCCGGTATCGTGCCGGGCACGCGGGGCGAGGCGCCCTCGTACCCGCAGGCCTCTGGTGGCGGACAGGCCTCTGGTGGCGGACAGGCCTCTGGTGGCGGACAGGCCTCTGCTGGCGGACAGACTCCCGGTACTGGGGAGTCGACCGGTGGCGGACAGATCCCCGGTACCGCGAAGGCTCCCGGAACGGGAGAAGCCCCGGCCCAGGAGACGGGCTCGACATCACCCGTAACCAGCGGCACGACACCACAGGGCTCGCCCGGGCAGCAGGGCGGCACCGGCACCAGTACCGGCACGACGGTACCGGCGACGCCGATCACGACGAACACCGTCCCCTTCACGGGATGACCGGCTCTATGGGATGACAGAGGTGACGGACGCGGGCACCCGGCGGCCTCGACCACCCGCCGGCTTGTCGGCGCCGCGCGCGTCGGCCGCGCTGATGGTCGCCGTGTGCGGGCTGCTGTTCCCGGCCGCCTGCGCGGTCGGTGGTGAGGGCATCGGCGCCGGCTCTTCGGCCACCGGTATGTCTTCGGCCATCCCCAGGTCTTCGGTAACCGCCAGGTCTTCTCGCGGCGCGGCGGCCGAGCCGGAGGCGGTGAACACGATTCTGACCGCGACCGTCGCCGGCGTGGACGTCTACCCAACGCCCATGTCCACCTGGCCCGCGTCGCGGCTGAGTAACCCGAATGAGGCGGGCGCGCCACGGGTCTTTCTCGTCACGGCGAGACTGCCCGGATGGTGGCAGGTCCTGCTGCCGATATGGCCCAACGGCAGCCGCGGATGGATCAGGGACGACCAGGTCCGCGCCAGCACCACCGCCTATCACCTGCAGGTCGTCCGCGGAGCCCACCAGTTGCGGCTGTATCGCGGGAACACGCTCATATCCCTGTTCGTGGTGGCGGTCGGAACCACGGACACGCCGACCCCCGGGGGGCGGTACTACCTGACCGAACTGCTGCGGCCGCGGAATCCGACCGGACCCTACGGGCCCTTCGCCTTCGGCCTCTCGGGCTTCTCCACCTCACTGGCCTCCTTCGAAGGCCATGCTCCGATTATCGGTCTGCATGGCACCGACCAGCCCCACACGCTGGGGCGTGACGTCAGCCACGGCTGCATCCGCCTGAGTAACAGCGACATCACCTGGTTGGCGGGCATGCTGCCCCTGGGCACGCCGGTCGACATCGTCGCCTGACCGGTCCCATCTCGACCTCGTCGGGGTCTGTCGCGGATGCGACAGACCCCGATGCCGATCTTGAATTACTCAAGGCTGAACCGGCAGCCCGGCAGCCCGGCAGCGGCTGGCCGCGGGGCAGAGCCGGTTCTGCGGGGTCGGCTGGGTGGATGCCGGCGCAGGAGCGCGAAGCCGAGGGTGGCGATCCATACTCCACCAGAGTGTGGAGCCGAGGAAGCCCGCCGATTCCCATGCGGGGACCCCGGGGATCGCGGTGGTCAGGATGTCGCCCTGGTTGAGCAGGTAGATGGCGCTTGCGACCAGGCCCAGCATGCCCACAGCGGCGGGAAGCAGACGGCGGCGGAGGATGATCACGGAGATCGTCGTCGACCAGGCGATGGCGAGCGTCTGGCCGAGGTGCTCGCCAAGCAGGGCGCCGCCGAGCTGGTGTTGTGCGAGCCAGGCGGCGTCGACGGCTGCTCGGGTCGTCGTGTCGCCGGCCATGTACTGCCGTGCCAGCGGCGGCACGACGAAAACCCAGCGCAGGAATCCGGCGAGCGCGAGCACGATCGCGGCGGAGCCGACCCAGGTCGCGGCGCGCAGGACGGGATCGTCCCGGCGACCGAGGGCCGTGGGCAGCAGCAGCGTCGGCGGTAGTAGCAGAGCGTAGGTCCAGCCGGTCGCGAACCAGGTCCAGACCAGGCCGGTGCCGCCTCGATGGAAGGACGGAAGGACGACTCGGTGGCCCGATGGACGGCCCCAACGCGCTCGCGCTCAACGAGCGGCTGCTCGCGGCGCTGGCCGACGGCGGGGTAGCGGCGGCGAACGCGGCCCGGTCCGCATATCTGCTGATCGTGTACGTGCTGGGCGCCATCGCGTTGGAGGCCGCCGAGCCGCACGAGCCGGGAACCACCGAGGCGGAGCGGATCGCCGCCCGCCGTGACGCGTTCGCGGCCGTGCCCGTCGAGCATTACCCACGCACCGCCAGCCAGATTGACGTGCTGGCCGCCTACGTCACCACCGAGCAGTTCAGCTGGGGCCTCGACCGTGTCCTTGACGGCATCGAACGCCTCATTGACCCCTGAGCGCGGGCAGTTCGTCGGCGCGGAGTCAAGGCTGTGGGATATTTTCAGTGGCGCTTCTCGCGCGTCCGCATCGAAAATCTTGTCGGGATTTCAGCGGTACCTCCTGGCCGGGCGGTGAACGGCCAATGAATCGGTCGGAATGGCGTCGGAATGGCGTCGGAATGAAGGTGGATAAAGCCGCTGTTCGGTGCTGCTCGATCGCCATCTCGAATGAATCGA
Coding sequences within:
- a CDS encoding DUF4386 domain-containing protein; the encoded protein is MVWTWFATGWTYALLLPPTLLLPTALGRRDDPVLRAATWVGSAAIVLALAGFLRWVFVVPPLARQYMAGDTTTRAAVDAAWLAQHQLGGALLGEHLGQTLAIAWSTTISVIILRRRLLPAAVGMLGLVASAIYLLNQGDILTTAIPGVPAWESAGFLGSTLWWSMDRHPRLRAPAPASTQPTPQNRLCPAASRCRAAGLPVQP
- a CDS encoding L,D-transpeptidase, whose translation is MTEVTDAGTRRPRPPAGLSAPRASAALMVAVCGLLFPAACAVGGEGIGAGSSATGMSSAIPRSSVTARSSRGAAAEPEAVNTILTATVAGVDVYPTPMSTWPASRLSNPNEAGAPRVFLVTARLPGWWQVLLPIWPNGSRGWIRDDQVRASTTAYHLQVVRGAHQLRLYRGNTLISLFVVAVGTTDTPTPGGRYYLTELLRPRNPTGPYGPFAFGLSGFSTSLASFEGHAPIIGLHGTDQPHTLGRDVSHGCIRLSNSDITWLAGMLPLGTPVDIVA
- a CDS encoding TetR/AcrR family transcriptional regulator C-terminal domain-containing protein, which produces MDGPNALALNERLLAALADGGVAAANAARSAYLLIVYVLGAIALEAAEPHEPGTTEAERIAARRDAFAAVPVEHYPRTASQIDVLAAYVTTEQFSWGLDRVLDGIERLIDP